A single genomic interval of Agarivorans aestuarii harbors:
- a CDS encoding helix-turn-helix domain-containing protein: MQPHRTSTIHDSRYRRIIDLLVQARKEKGLSQLELAQKLGFTQPDISKIERLERRLDIIEYLDFLEVISGKDSDFVNQTWKKINECHRQCKSSK; the protein is encoded by the coding sequence ATGCAGCCTCATAGAACATCTACCATTCATGATTCCAGATACCGCAGAATTATTGATCTTTTAGTACAAGCTCGCAAAGAAAAGGGCCTTTCACAGCTAGAGCTTGCTCAAAAGTTGGGGTTTACACAACCTGACATTTCAAAGATTGAAAGATTGGAGCGAAGATTAGACATCATTGAATACTTAGACTTTCTTGAGGTTATCTCTGGTAAAGACAGTGACTTCGTCAACCAAACATGGAAGAAAATCAATGAGTGTCACCGTCAATGCAAGTCAAGCAAATAA
- a CDS encoding relaxase/mobilization nuclease domain-containing protein, protein MSVFKATIRRSKAEPTLVYMYRGDKHEHEINLIRHIGGNIFSPDPIIRDDITGLPLEVDLEMMIKEFEFHADLHDGKGEKLYKHYIVSLAPGETLEDHEWLEHIQQDLMPSLDYDESTKYVICRHSDRDNEHCHIFACLVKGDGSLVKTNNDVFKGLESMRRLEKKYGLRELESPENNWGHHYSKAKMKGANSDRELAIKRDDAAIIRARFKAIESQNGGKLPGTMTKMVFALARRGVDVKCRQDDNGNIIGISYSADGGSFISGSKVKATRLSFKNLQLKERVSYVPELDNTALLGEWKDAKEFTIQLQITASQFKRIKAKRPPNRAYKIKNRDWNRYYVDLSFCRSNYERDLALLFAEIVKLFDVLFGSLSDADFNFMMRLEHQRQWEAYKAELAEIYEPAQEKVYDAEECFGLTIELDEDTEWRYESQDTTFDSKFTACF, encoded by the coding sequence ATGTCTGTATTCAAAGCAACAATAAGAAGATCTAAAGCCGAGCCAACTCTCGTTTACATGTATCGCGGTGACAAGCACGAACACGAGATAAACCTAATCCGTCACATCGGCGGCAACATCTTCTCGCCAGATCCAATCATTCGCGACGATATCACCGGCCTGCCGCTGGAAGTCGACTTAGAAATGATGATTAAAGAGTTTGAGTTTCATGCAGATCTGCATGATGGTAAAGGTGAGAAACTATACAAGCACTACATTGTCTCTCTCGCACCTGGCGAGACTCTTGAAGATCACGAATGGCTTGAGCACATCCAGCAAGACCTCATGCCATCCCTAGACTACGACGAATCAACCAAGTATGTGATCTGTAGACACAGTGATCGCGATAATGAGCACTGTCACATATTTGCTTGTTTAGTGAAAGGCGACGGCTCTCTTGTTAAAACAAACAACGATGTTTTCAAGGGCTTAGAATCTATGCGCAGACTAGAGAAGAAATACGGCCTGCGTGAACTTGAATCACCAGAAAACAACTGGGGTCACCATTACTCAAAAGCAAAGATGAAAGGCGCAAATAGCGACAGAGAGCTTGCTATAAAGCGCGATGATGCTGCAATCATCCGAGCTCGCTTTAAAGCCATCGAAAGCCAGAACGGTGGCAAGCTGCCAGGCACTATGACGAAGATGGTTTTCGCGCTAGCTCGTCGCGGTGTTGATGTTAAGTGCAGACAAGACGACAACGGCAATATTATTGGCATCTCATACTCAGCAGATGGCGGGTCTTTCATCAGTGGTTCTAAAGTAAAAGCAACAAGACTCAGCTTCAAAAACCTTCAGCTCAAAGAGCGCGTAAGCTACGTCCCGGAACTTGACAACACAGCCCTTCTGGGCGAGTGGAAAGACGCTAAAGAGTTCACTATTCAGCTTCAAATTACAGCTAGTCAATTCAAGCGAATCAAGGCAAAACGCCCGCCGAACCGCGCATACAAAATCAAGAATCGAGATTGGAACAGGTACTACGTTGATCTTAGCTTCTGTCGCTCAAATTACGAAAGAGACTTGGCACTACTCTTCGCTGAAATCGTCAAGCTCTTCGATGTACTATTTGGGTCTTTAAGCGACGCAGACTTTAACTTCATGATGAGACTTGAGCATCAGCGACAGTGGGAAGCATACAAAGCTGAGCTTGCTGAAATCTATGAACCGGCACAAGAAAAAGTCTATGACGCTGAAGAGTGCTTTGGCCTTACTATCGAACTCGATGAAGACACAGAATGGCGATACGAATCTCAAGATACGACTTTCGATTCCAAATTTACCGCCTGTTTCTAA
- a CDS encoding class I SAM-dependent methyltransferase, with protein MADGLRRAKTDADIGQWAGQRMRLIYANNIDILAQQNLQADLVYLDPMYPHRKK; from the coding sequence ATGGCTGATGGACTACGGCGGGCTAAAACCGATGCCGATATTGGCCAATGGGCTGGCCAACGTATGCGCCTAATTTATGCCAACAATATTGACATTCTCGCACAACAGAACTTGCAAGCAGATTTAGTCTACCTAGACCCAATGTATCCGCATCGTAAAAAATAG
- the galE gene encoding UDP-glucose 4-epimerase GalE — translation MNKVLVTGGMGYIGSHTCVQLINAGLTPIILDNLCNSKREVLSRIETLSKQQPAFYEGDVRDRAVLEKIFSEHQIDSVIHFAGLKAVGESVEKPYEYYDNNVNGSLVLIDVMRKAGVKSIVFSSSATVYGEPSVMPIDENTPTGDVTNPYGRSKFMVEECYRDIQLAAPDLSVTLLRYFNPVGAHPSGLMGEDPQGIPNNLMPFIAQVAVGRRDSLSVFGDDYPTPDGTGVRDYIHVMDLADGHVAALTKIGEQAGLHIFNLGTGKGSSVLEMVKAFSQASGKEIAYQICPRRNGDIAECWAATDKAEKVLGWKATRSIDDMTADTWNWQSNNPKGYEQ, via the coding sequence ATGAATAAGGTCTTGGTTACAGGCGGTATGGGCTACATTGGCAGCCATACCTGTGTACAACTGATTAATGCTGGTTTAACGCCCATTATTTTAGACAACCTGTGCAACAGTAAGCGCGAAGTATTGTCGCGCATCGAAACCTTAAGCAAGCAGCAGCCCGCCTTTTACGAGGGGGATGTTAGAGACCGTGCAGTGCTAGAAAAGATTTTTAGCGAGCATCAGATTGATTCAGTGATTCACTTCGCGGGATTAAAAGCGGTGGGTGAGTCGGTTGAGAAACCCTATGAATACTACGACAACAACGTTAATGGCTCCTTAGTACTTATCGATGTGATGCGAAAAGCAGGTGTAAAGAGCATAGTGTTTAGCTCTTCGGCAACGGTGTATGGCGAGCCGAGTGTTATGCCGATTGATGAAAACACCCCAACCGGTGATGTAACTAATCCTTATGGCCGCAGTAAATTTATGGTTGAAGAGTGCTATCGCGATATTCAATTAGCCGCACCAGACTTAAGCGTTACCTTACTGCGCTACTTTAACCCTGTAGGCGCTCACCCTAGCGGCTTAATGGGCGAAGATCCTCAAGGTATTCCTAATAACCTAATGCCATTTATTGCTCAAGTTGCGGTTGGGCGTAGAGATAGCTTATCGGTATTTGGTGATGATTATCCTACCCCTGATGGCACTGGCGTGCGCGATTACATTCACGTGATGGATCTCGCCGATGGACATGTTGCTGCCTTAACCAAAATTGGCGAACAAGCAGGGCTACATATTTTCAACTTAGGCACTGGCAAGGGTAGCTCGGTTCTGGAAATGGTAAAAGCCTTTAGCCAAGCCAGTGGTAAAGAGATCGCTTACCAAATTTGTCCTCGTCGCAATGGTGATATTGCAGAGTGCTGGGCTGCAACCGATAAGGCAGAAAAAGTTTTAGGCTGGAAAGCCACGCGTAGCATTGATGATATGACCGCCGATACCTGGAACTGGCAGTCAAATAATCCCAAGGGCTACGAACAGTAA
- a CDS encoding restriction endonuclease, SacI family — MSVTVNASQANKLLRSAITDVNQNSWTPNSLQSKQIEDVILGTHLTYRYILTTGLIAKATNESCNAITLQAGSSLQGAYDARSICHGVLVPIERELLGGRLGESNEPFLNKPARYPELSTLNAVRRGNDARLLETTIGVLSSLTSSEHAYQCLKDCVYYILQRKSRNLSDYLISTDSSLQQTSLIRFADGLLSQSFEGETCALLVGATYNVMGLAQSRSFDVKVHKVNQAGSSSKEVSDVDVYENGMLIHTIEVKDKEFTPEDVQHAINKAVMSGSKSLVFAVGPRGSLRGSSWAELTQLWSQQGVNLYFVNVLEHFVSNLSSIPSIDIRWVLDMINYHADQSKIKDDTFDHLVQCSKAVMA; from the coding sequence ATGAGTGTCACCGTCAATGCAAGTCAAGCAAATAAGCTTCTCAGGTCAGCAATTACTGATGTAAACCAAAATAGTTGGACACCAAATAGCCTCCAATCTAAGCAAATTGAAGATGTAATTCTTGGGACACATCTTACGTATCGTTATATATTAACAACAGGGTTAATTGCAAAGGCAACCAACGAGAGTTGTAATGCAATAACTCTACAAGCTGGTTCAAGTCTTCAAGGCGCTTATGATGCACGCTCGATTTGTCATGGTGTTTTAGTACCTATAGAGCGAGAGTTGCTCGGAGGAAGGCTAGGTGAGTCAAATGAGCCTTTTTTGAATAAGCCTGCGCGTTATCCAGAGCTTTCAACTTTAAACGCAGTAAGAAGAGGTAATGACGCTCGCTTACTAGAAACTACCATCGGTGTATTGAGTAGTCTTACTTCTTCAGAACATGCCTATCAGTGTTTAAAAGATTGCGTTTACTACATACTTCAACGCAAATCTCGAAACTTATCTGATTATCTAATCTCTACTGATTCTTCATTACAACAAACTTCATTAATTCGCTTTGCTGATGGATTGTTAAGTCAGTCTTTTGAAGGTGAAACGTGCGCTCTTCTCGTTGGTGCTACATATAATGTCATGGGGCTTGCTCAATCAAGAAGCTTTGATGTCAAGGTTCATAAAGTGAACCAAGCTGGTTCGTCATCTAAAGAAGTGTCTGATGTCGATGTATATGAAAATGGAATGCTAATCCACACTATCGAAGTTAAAGACAAAGAATTCACACCAGAAGATGTTCAGCACGCAATTAATAAAGCAGTTATGTCAGGAAGTAAGTCTCTTGTCTTTGCTGTAGGGCCAAGAGGATCACTAAGGGGGAGTAGTTGGGCAGAGTTAACCCAATTGTGGAGTCAGCAAGGTGTTAATTTGTACTTCGTTAATGTTTTAGAACATTTTGTTTCGAACTTATCGAGTATTCCAAGCATAGATATTCGCTGGGTTCTAGATATGATTAATTATCATGCGGATCAGTCTAAGATTAAAGATGATACATTTGATCATTTGGTGCAATGTTCAAAGGCTGTAATGGCTTAG
- a CDS encoding helix-turn-helix domain-containing protein: protein MSRTKTIYSQDYCSFIQCLCEERKRLGLSQLEVAQQLGMTQSEISKIETAERRVDIYELKLILKVYRVQHNERLKHLVVAFLELDLNSAL, encoded by the coding sequence ATGAGTAGAACTAAGACCATTTACAGTCAAGATTACTGTTCTTTTATACAGTGCTTATGTGAGGAACGCAAGCGGCTGGGGTTATCTCAACTTGAAGTTGCACAACAGCTTGGAATGACTCAGTCCGAAATATCAAAGATAGAGACAGCCGAAAGGCGAGTTGATATTTATGAGTTAAAGCTGATTTTAAAAGTTTACCGAGTTCAACACAATGAAAGGTTGAAGCATTTAGTGGTTGCTTTTTTAGAATTAGATCTGAATTCAGCACTTTGA
- a CDS encoding phosphoribosyltransferase: MALDHHNQLNTIKLNRLPTWNYNRPYANPPLGRGKTVLLVDDICTKGWSLDAARKYIEKTNAKTIMVTWLKTINTNYCPIGDLGNFDPYEANQFANVPMAQEYNYHKYLVDHNASEELGEQLEQYLNWDWPQ; this comes from the coding sequence GTGGCTTTAGACCATCATAACCAACTAAACACAATCAAGTTAAACCGACTTCCAACATGGAACTACAACCGTCCATATGCAAACCCACCTTTAGGTAGAGGTAAAACAGTTCTCTTAGTAGACGACATTTGTACTAAAGGCTGGTCACTGGACGCTGCTCGTAAGTACATCGAGAAGACCAACGCTAAAACAATAATGGTTACTTGGCTTAAAACTATTAATACAAACTACTGTCCGATTGGTGATTTAGGTAACTTCGACCCCTACGAAGCAAACCAATTTGCTAACGTTCCAATGGCGCAAGAGTACAATTACCATAAGTACTTAGTGGATCACAACGCCTCAGAGGAGCTGGGTGAACAGTTGGAGCAATACTTAAACTGGGACTGGCCTCAATAA
- a CDS encoding ADP-ribosylglycohydrolase family protein, which translates to MIGGIIGDIAGSLLEVAQLRTYNLSEAKMFCAKAHPTDDSVLLAATAHAMLDDRDDFATYYQHYANEFSDCKYGPSFSHWIRTGKPSDSSYTNGPAARAGVLGYLENEDEVLRLAKKSAEATHSHQEAIDGAQAVAWATWAMRKRISAQEICEELYQKWNYYVDQTHSHNLAKMRSEAVTSDASAVTTVPLAIFIALFQSHNVETAIRACQFVGGDTDTLACMSGLIKSQQYAPNPRWEHMSKQILWRKAPRILQTVQEFEMRFDDSKSLPF; encoded by the coding sequence TTGATAGGTGGAATTATTGGTGACATTGCTGGCTCACTTCTCGAGGTAGCTCAGCTGCGAACGTACAACTTGAGCGAAGCAAAGATGTTTTGCGCGAAAGCCCATCCGACAGATGACAGTGTGCTTCTTGCTGCAACAGCTCATGCAATGCTTGATGATAGAGACGATTTCGCAACGTACTATCAGCACTATGCTAACGAGTTCAGTGATTGCAAGTATGGGCCAAGCTTTTCGCACTGGATAAGAACAGGAAAACCATCAGATAGTAGCTACACAAACGGCCCTGCTGCTCGTGCTGGAGTACTTGGTTATCTTGAGAACGAAGACGAAGTGCTCAGGCTCGCGAAAAAATCGGCAGAGGCTACGCACAGTCATCAAGAAGCGATAGACGGGGCTCAGGCAGTGGCTTGGGCAACGTGGGCGATGCGCAAACGTATATCAGCGCAAGAGATTTGCGAAGAACTGTATCAGAAGTGGAACTACTACGTTGATCAGACTCACTCGCATAATCTAGCAAAGATGCGAAGCGAAGCTGTGACTTCTGATGCTAGCGCTGTGACCACTGTACCTTTAGCAATCTTTATTGCTCTGTTTCAGTCTCACAACGTTGAAACAGCTATCCGTGCTTGCCAATTTGTGGGTGGCGATACTGATACCCTTGCTTGCATGTCTGGGCTAATTAAGTCACAGCAGTATGCGCCGAATCCGCGATGGGAGCATATGAGCAAGCAAATTTTATGGCGCAAAGCGCCAAGAATTTTACAAACAGTTCAAGAGTTTGAAATGCGATTTGACGACAGTAAATCGCTACCATTTTGA
- the galK gene encoding galactokinase: MTNRQQQLIDKVSSAFTEMTGQAPEKLIQAPGRVNLIGEHTDYNDGFVLPCAIDYQAVVAASPRTDSIVRVVSVDYGNQVNQFDISQPLEFDQDLMWVNYIRGVISVLLEQGFSFAGADIAVSGNVPQGAGLSSSAALEVVIGQTFKTLYNLDVSQQQLALIGQEAENNFVGCNCGIMDQLISAEGEENHALLIDCRSLDTKAVAMPEEMAVVIINSNKKRGLVDSEYNTRREQCEAAAKGLGFESLRDVSELVFAEKSASLDPIVAKRARHVITENARTLAAAEALKANDMAKLSVLMEQSHASMRDDFEITVPEVDGLVDIVKQVIGAEGGVRMTGGGFGGCIVALMSPALVDDVCQAVEKKYQALTGLKESIYVCKAMPGAGAI, from the coding sequence ATGACTAATCGCCAACAACAACTAATTGATAAGGTTTCGAGTGCCTTTACTGAAATGACCGGTCAGGCGCCAGAAAAACTGATTCAAGCACCTGGTCGAGTTAACCTAATTGGTGAACACACCGACTACAACGATGGCTTTGTTTTACCTTGTGCTATTGATTACCAAGCAGTAGTGGCTGCGTCTCCACGTACAGACAGTATTGTGCGGGTGGTATCAGTAGATTACGGCAATCAAGTTAACCAGTTTGATATAAGCCAGCCTTTGGAATTTGACCAAGATCTGATGTGGGTTAACTACATTCGAGGGGTTATTTCAGTATTGCTTGAACAAGGTTTTAGCTTTGCTGGCGCCGATATCGCCGTTAGCGGAAACGTGCCCCAAGGCGCCGGTTTAAGCTCTTCCGCAGCTTTAGAAGTTGTGATCGGCCAAACGTTTAAAACCTTATATAACTTAGATGTATCGCAGCAGCAACTGGCGCTGATAGGCCAAGAAGCTGAAAACAACTTTGTAGGGTGTAATTGCGGCATCATGGACCAGCTAATATCTGCTGAAGGCGAAGAAAACCATGCCTTGCTAATCGATTGTCGCTCTCTAGATACTAAAGCTGTGGCAATGCCAGAAGAAATGGCGGTTGTTATTATTAACAGCAACAAAAAACGTGGTCTGGTAGACAGTGAATACAATACTCGCCGCGAACAATGTGAAGCGGCGGCCAAAGGTTTAGGCTTTGAATCTTTACGAGATGTTAGCGAGTTGGTATTTGCAGAAAAATCGGCCAGTCTCGACCCTATTGTGGCTAAACGCGCTCGTCATGTGATAACCGAAAACGCTCGTACTTTAGCAGCCGCAGAAGCACTAAAAGCTAATGATATGGCCAAGCTGAGTGTACTTATGGAGCAATCTCATGCCTCTATGCGTGATGATTTTGAAATTACCGTTCCAGAAGTTGATGGGCTGGTAGATATCGTAAAACAAGTCATTGGTGCGGAAGGTGGCGTTAGGATGACTGGTGGCGGTTTTGGTGGCTGTATTGTCGCGCTTATGTCACCGGCGCTTGTGGATGATGTATGCCAAGCTGTGGAGAAGAAATATCAAGCGCTTACAGGGTTAAAAGAAAGCATTTATGTGTGTAAGGCAATGCCAGGAGCAGGCGCTATTTAG
- a CDS encoding UDP-glucose--hexose-1-phosphate uridylyltransferase, with translation MLDTKFDPTEHPHRRYNPLTGQWILVSPHRAKRPWSGQDETPSTAELPRYDEGCFLCAGNTRISGDVNPDYQGTYVFGNDFAALMTDSPDVPKSADPLFTSMEARGLSRVICFSPDHSKTLPELSIPAIRGVIDTWNEQIEELGQDYLWVQAFENKGETMGCSQPHPHGQIWANSFLPNEIERKDKHLRDYYQQYGSNLLVDYATKEQADGVRTVVETEHWLAVVPYWAAWPFETMLLPKAHIRRMSELSDEQRDDLSLAIKKLTSRYDNLFKCSFPYSMGWHYAPFFKEGDTSIEHWQLHALFYPPLLRSASVRKFMVGYEMLAESQRDLTAEQAAEKLRNLSDVHYKEQNQ, from the coding sequence ATGTTAGACACTAAATTTGACCCAACAGAGCATCCGCATCGCCGCTACAACCCTTTAACCGGGCAGTGGATTTTGGTATCTCCGCATCGTGCTAAGCGACCTTGGAGTGGCCAAGACGAAACGCCGTCTACCGCCGAGCTTCCTCGCTACGACGAAGGCTGTTTTTTGTGTGCTGGTAATACCCGAATTTCTGGCGATGTTAATCCAGATTACCAGGGCACCTATGTATTTGGGAATGATTTTGCAGCGCTAATGACCGACTCGCCAGATGTGCCAAAATCTGCCGATCCTTTGTTTACTAGCATGGAAGCACGCGGGCTGAGCCGAGTGATTTGCTTCTCACCTGATCACAGTAAAACCCTGCCAGAGCTTTCGATACCAGCTATTCGTGGTGTGATTGATACGTGGAATGAGCAGATTGAAGAACTGGGGCAAGACTACCTATGGGTTCAGGCTTTCGAAAATAAGGGTGAAACTATGGGCTGCTCTCAGCCACACCCGCATGGCCAAATATGGGCCAATAGCTTTTTGCCTAATGAGATAGAACGTAAGGATAAACACTTACGTGATTACTACCAGCAATATGGCAGCAACTTACTGGTTGATTATGCGACCAAGGAGCAAGCCGACGGTGTGCGCACCGTGGTTGAAACCGAACACTGGTTAGCGGTGGTTCCCTATTGGGCCGCTTGGCCGTTCGAAACCATGTTATTGCCAAAAGCGCATATTCGCCGTATGAGCGAGCTAAGTGATGAACAGCGCGATGATTTGTCATTAGCCATCAAAAAGCTAACTAGCCGTTACGACAATTTATTTAAGTGCTCATTCCCGTATTCAATGGGCTGGCACTATGCACCATTCTTTAAAGAGGGGGATACCTCTATAGAGCATTGGCAGTTACATGCACTGTTTTACCCACCGCTATTACGCAGTGCCAGTGTACGGAAGTTTATGGTGGGCTATGAAATGTTAGCCGAAAGCCAACGTGACTTAACTGCCGAACAAGCAGCCGAAAAGCTACGTAACTTAAGCGACGTACATTATAAAGAACAAAATCAGTAA
- a CDS encoding tyrosine-type recombinase/integrase: MGLKRVKKEDFVLSDYVKNGLHTKKSTSFVFKVDEIKKLPLLDKMEGKDETVDLFDYSESRKGFSLVLRISHSKKTFYLKARAGKTVARGAMRKLGDFGYRTANRSRPAKGLIELSEARKKFHELADQLMIQSEEAREVADLTIRDYLETLYTHDRDNYSVKSGKHHPLKPGTVEQLIQAFPHWIDRKVGDVKKEWVQEFVDHWDSLHLKDPETGKPVLDPVTNKPVSTNSSETRRKKYTMLNAMFNMCAKRGYIPSNPIDGQIGRFPRSKFKSDVSYDYVFEEVIEHLFNSEDIKGSLAGKIVIATMILTGARNAEVYKNYTSNFDSKERTMFIPAEISKNNGQRKVKIENDTYWEFVALYLEQNHFINQFDHMFPSTKKNGHATESIYRPVWETLKPAFNQEGRLYDVRHTFARRVTKEFGISQAAEVLGDSIETAHNHYVQGDEEEKFANMAAIQQTSREIEKPAQADFETPAKEPPAHQQDSSEQIVEANEEFMPEPVLWLFNMFKNGKVLPTPNQIYASQWQHFVGFVTKKHERSDLGEEVEDWLMMQ, from the coding sequence ATGGGTTTAAAGAGAGTCAAAAAAGAAGATTTTGTTCTTTCTGACTATGTCAAAAATGGTTTGCATACGAAGAAAAGCACATCTTTCGTTTTCAAAGTTGATGAAATCAAAAAGCTCCCTCTCTTAGACAAGATGGAGGGTAAAGACGAGACTGTTGATCTGTTTGATTACAGTGAAAGTCGAAAGGGTTTTAGCCTCGTACTCAGAATTTCCCACAGTAAGAAAACTTTCTACCTCAAGGCCAGGGCTGGCAAAACAGTTGCGCGTGGCGCGATGCGAAAACTCGGGGATTTTGGATACAGAACAGCCAATCGTTCTCGACCAGCGAAGGGACTTATTGAGCTTTCAGAGGCCAGGAAAAAGTTTCATGAACTTGCCGATCAGTTAATGATTCAAAGTGAAGAAGCTCGTGAAGTAGCCGATCTGACTATCAGAGATTATCTTGAAACTCTGTATACTCATGACAGAGACAACTACAGTGTTAAAAGCGGCAAGCATCACCCTCTAAAGCCTGGAACTGTTGAACAACTGATTCAAGCGTTTCCGCACTGGATTGACAGAAAAGTTGGCGACGTTAAAAAAGAGTGGGTTCAAGAGTTTGTCGATCACTGGGACTCATTACATCTCAAAGATCCCGAAACTGGCAAGCCTGTTCTCGATCCTGTCACAAACAAGCCGGTATCAACAAATAGCTCGGAAACCCGACGCAAAAAGTACACGATGCTGAATGCGATGTTCAACATGTGTGCTAAGCGCGGATACATACCTAGCAACCCCATCGATGGTCAAATCGGACGCTTTCCCAGATCAAAATTCAAGTCAGATGTCAGCTACGACTATGTGTTTGAAGAAGTCATAGAGCACTTGTTTAATAGTGAAGACATTAAAGGCTCACTGGCCGGCAAAATCGTGATTGCCACAATGATTTTGACCGGAGCCAGGAATGCGGAGGTTTACAAAAACTACACGTCTAATTTTGATAGCAAAGAACGCACAATGTTTATCCCTGCGGAGATCAGCAAAAATAATGGTCAGCGCAAAGTAAAAATTGAAAACGACACGTACTGGGAATTTGTAGCTCTATATCTTGAGCAGAATCACTTTATCAATCAGTTCGATCACATGTTTCCAAGTACAAAGAAAAATGGACATGCTACTGAATCTATTTATCGCCCTGTTTGGGAAACATTAAAGCCTGCATTCAATCAAGAAGGACGCTTATACGATGTGCGCCACACATTTGCTCGTCGAGTGACTAAAGAATTTGGCATATCTCAAGCAGCAGAAGTACTGGGAGATAGCATTGAGACTGCGCACAATCACTATGTACAAGGCGATGAAGAAGAGAAGTTTGCCAACATGGCTGCGATACAGCAGACATCAAGAGAAATCGAAAAGCCAGCTCAAGCAGATTTTGAAACGCCAGCAAAAGAACCTCCTGCGCATCAACAAGACTCTTCTGAACAGATAGTAGAAGCGAATGAAGAATTCATGCCAGAGCCAGTCTTGTGGCTGTTCAACATGTTTAAAAATGGCAAGGTACTCCCCACCCCCAATCAGATCTATGCTTCACAGTGGCAGCATTTCGTCGGCTTTGTAACTAAAAAACATGAGCGCTCAGATCTGGGCGAAGAAGTCGAAGATTGGTTGATGATGCAGTAG
- a CDS encoding DNA cytosine methyltransferase has translation MPTAISMFAGAGGMDVGVVNAGFTVIAASELDPHASNTYRHNHPDTTLIEGDINDEKNFEKLVAYEDIDLVVGGPPCQGFSVAGKMDKDDPRSQLVFSYCSVVERVKPKAFIMENVKALGSLAKFEDVREEIFKRMNKAGYNVTMNILNAKEFGVPQSRERVFFIGTKIEFPAVEMAAFNKYRADAISLREAIIHLGRAGTTTNPNLTKAKITLAANPILRKSPYAGMLFNGQGRPLNPDAWSSTLPASMGGNRTPIIDEDHLYDGKESWVEEHHHNLIAGNLDPEYKQAPPRLRRLTIDEAAILQTFPENYSFLGPQSKVFSQIGNAVPCKLAEVVARVVLDSIDKCTTTNECSKLENLELDLTI, from the coding sequence GTGCCAACTGCAATTTCAATGTTTGCAGGTGCAGGAGGAATGGATGTTGGTGTTGTTAACGCAGGCTTTACTGTTATCGCAGCATCCGAACTAGACCCACATGCATCAAATACATATCGTCATAATCATCCTGACACCACCTTAATTGAAGGTGATATTAATGATGAAAAAAACTTCGAAAAGTTAGTAGCTTACGAAGATATCGATCTTGTTGTAGGCGGTCCTCCATGCCAAGGTTTTTCTGTTGCAGGAAAGATGGACAAAGATGATCCTCGCTCACAACTGGTGTTTTCATATTGCTCTGTTGTTGAACGAGTAAAGCCAAAGGCTTTTATCATGGAGAATGTTAAAGCTCTAGGTTCGTTAGCTAAATTTGAAGACGTTCGCGAAGAAATATTTAAGCGAATGAATAAGGCTGGCTACAACGTTACCATGAACATACTAAATGCGAAGGAATTCGGAGTGCCTCAATCTCGAGAGCGTGTGTTTTTCATAGGTACTAAAATCGAATTTCCCGCAGTCGAAATGGCAGCTTTTAATAAGTATAGAGCAGATGCAATTTCACTTAGAGAGGCAATCATACATTTAGGTCGCGCTGGCACGACAACAAACCCCAATTTAACAAAAGCAAAGATTACATTGGCCGCTAATCCTATTCTAAGAAAATCTCCGTATGCAGGAATGCTATTTAATGGTCAGGGCAGACCACTAAACCCTGATGCTTGGTCAAGTACACTTCCAGCTAGCATGGGGGGAAACAGAACACCAATTATTGATGAAGATCACTTGTACGATGGCAAGGAATCTTGGGTTGAAGAACATCATCACAATCTAATAGCTGGCAATCTTGATCCTGAATATAAGCAAGCACCACCTCGATTAAGGCGATTAACTATTGATGAAGCTGCAATTTTGCAAACGTTCCCCGAAAACTATAGTTTTTTAGGCCCCCAGTCTAAAGTATTTAGTCAAATTGGTAACGCTGTACCATGTAAACTTGCTGAGGTCGTAGCTCGAGTAGTTCTCGATAGCATTGATAAGTGCACCACCACCAATGAGTGCTCTAAGCTTGAAAATTTAGAATTAGATCTAACCATCTAA